The Prionailurus bengalensis isolate Pbe53 chromosome E2, Fcat_Pben_1.1_paternal_pri, whole genome shotgun sequence region CGCGGTTAACTGCTCCTCCGGGCTTAATTTCAAATCCGATGTCCTTGTCCTGGCTCCCGACTCGTGCAGGCGGGTGAGGGCCACCCGGAACGAGAATCACACAGCCCCTTGGCTGTGCTCTCCCGACCCCAGGACAGGGTCCCGCCAGCGGACCCCCAAATCCCTGTCAGGGTCGGGTCCTCGTGGCACCGAAACGAAGGCACTCAAGGGCGCGGCAGCAAATATCTGTGCCCTACCCTCTCGAGACTCCCCCGCCCCAGCTTTTCTCAGCGGGAAGTGAAGGACAGCCTTATTTTTCTAGTCAAAACCATCGGGTTGTCAGTCACATCAGCATGACAATTTCCGTGAGTGAAGTGTTGAGGCCTCGCAGGAAAGGCCTTTCCGCTTTGAGCTGGggtccctgcttcctccctccgACGCTAGGTCCTAGGTCGAGGGACTCTtatcccctctcctccttccccacccaccatCTCAGAAAGCGGCCCAATTCTTTGGGTTTCCCGGTGGCTGTCCAGATCCCCCCCAAAGCACCGATTTTTGGGGTTTGAAAATGACTGACCTTCATCCTCAGTTCACCCACAGCTGACAGAAGGTTCCAGAGGGGAGGAGGCTCTGGCTGGGGGATCCCCCTTCAGTGTGGGCCAGGGGCCGCCCTGAAGCCGCCTGGCCGGtcagccccttcccttccccatcgaTTGCACCACCACGTGGTGGGCTCAGCCCAGCGGACTGCCTGCCCTTGGGAGTCCTGGGGCAGGGGTCTAAGTGTGAGTGCGGTGGGGACCCGAGACCCGGGAAAGCCCACCTGGCCGGCTGTCCCATCCTACCTGCCTTGAGCCTCCTGGGCCAGCCTGCTCGGGGCTATCCCCCTCCGGCGATGTCCTTGGCGCTCCACATAGTCCTGGGTGGCGGGCTGGCTGGGGTCCCTGTGGGGAGAGCGTGGCTGCGGTTGGCGAAGGggattggggcggggggggggggaggttggggggagCGGTGGTGGTGTTGGATTCtgcgggctctgctctgagctccCGCCCAGAACCCCCACTAGCCTGGGGCCTGGCGACAGCCACTCAGCACTCACTCCTGAGAGCCCACGCCGCCGCCGAGCTCCCGCGGGACGGGAGAGCACGGGAGGAACGCACCGCAGAGGACACTCTTCTTGGGTGCAGGTTTGGCCAACATCAGGGGCAAAGGGCAGGGTGTGTGCAAAAAAGCCAGGGAAAAGTAGCCTGGGTTCCAGGCGGACCCCCACACCGCCCAGCCAGGGGGGCCTACTGTGGGTCCGGTGGAACACAGCTAGGCTTTTCTCcttatggcgggggggggggggggggggggggggcgcgggaggTATGTTCCGGTTCCCAGACGGGTAGGGACAGGAGGCTGGACATCTGGGTTCCCAGATGGCCAGGGGCTGGCTTCTGGACCCCTCAGGAACACCGGGGGACTCACGGCCTGGCCATCCAAGGTGCTAGGGTCCAGAAAGTGGTACCCCATGAACCACCCAGGTCAGAAAGGAGAGGTAGGAGGTGGGGGCCAGGCCCTTAACAAGGCTGGCGGTAACGGACGGACGGGGCAAATGCCGCTGCCGCCAGTGAGCAAAATGGCGCCAGGCCCCTCGGGAGGGGCGGAGGGTGACGCCGGTCATCCGGGGCAGGGGGACGTGGTCTCTGCACATGACAACTGTAGTGGGGACACCCGGGGCTGTGAAAGCAGGCTGGGGGAGGATGGGACCCCACCTGCACCCCCAGACGCCTCACAGACTCCCAGGCTGGGAGCAAGCTAAGGGCGTGGACAGTGGGGCCCAGAAAGGCTCTAAGACCCCCCAAACCTGAGGAAGTTCCTCACTAGGGGCTGCCAGCCCTGGAGCGGGAAACCAGGGGGGCATTTCAGCACCCGAGTCCTTCCCAGCTCTTGCCATCCCAGGGTCTGGACTTCGGGCCCCCTTGGACGCCTGGGAATCTGGCCCTGCCctgtcctgcctctctctctgcccgcttCCTCAGCACCTGCCACCCCCCACATCCGTTCCCCTTTCTAATCTGGGGACCTTAGGGGGGGCGGACAATGTGGGAGCTCTGCTCTCCCGACCCTGAGGCCTAGGATGGCAGGCGGGAGTGGGGAGGGCTGAGATTATAAGAAAGTCCTCAGAAATCCAAGTACAGGGTTCTCCCACCGTGAATTCTAAGGGGGACTCGTGCACCAGCTTTCTTAACCCTGCTTTTCAGCTCCAGAGTGACCTAGGGTTCTAGTCCCCGGGTGTCCCCCCTCCGGTTCCTCAGCATACTTCTCTGGGCTTGGCACCTGGGTGGGAAAGGGTTAaggcagggtggaggctgggggtgggtggcagTGGAGGCCGCTGGGTTGTTTGGCGATAATCCCCCTCCGTGCCCTGGGTGTGGAGAACAAGGTTAGGGCCCCACGTGGGAAAGGGCCTCTGCTCTGATCCTCGTGGGCTGGGGGCCTGGCCTCCCGCTTCTGATCCCCTGCCgagctcctcccccagccccctcccctcccctcttctctccccccccccccccatgggccAGGCAAGCCAGGCtgtctgctctctgctctcctcctgctccctggGTATCTCCGAGCCTCAaggtctgcctgtctgtctgacTGTCTGCCTGGGCCCCAGGCTCCCGGGCACTCCATCCCCTCCATTCCCTGTGGATCTGGGTGCCCGGCCGCTCTCCATCTGGGCCTTCTGGCCTCCCCTTGTGTCCAGTCCTCTCTCCTCATGGCTCCTTCTCTGCACCTGGCCCTTCCCTTACACTTGTGTCCCCTCCTGCCTGTCTTCGGCTGTCTGTGCCTCTGTCCCTTTGTCTCTGAGTTTCATCTGTCTCCCAATGCCCCTCCCCCTGGTGCCCTCTCTAGGAttccccctctgtccccacccctgccctctccccagggccCCCTGCCCCTCGACACTGACGATAGCTCTGGGGTGTTAAGCTACGGATTAGTTCAGGCAAAATTCTCAATTTTGCTTGCGTTCTTTTCCCTTTGGGTTATGTAAACAGTAATTCTCCCCAGATGGAACTATTTTCCTCGCTCAGAAGCAGCCGGGCAGGGGGGCTTGGGCAGGGCCAGGGGTGGAATGCTAGGGATCCTCAGAGAGCCTGCGGGAAGCGGGGGTGGAGGGTGACCGATGACCCTCAGCCTGGtcactcctcccctctcctcctctccaggtACTTGCTCTGCTAGGACCATGTCCGTGACCTTCGCCCTCTTGCTCCTCCTGAGCCAGGCCACCGCAGACCCGTGTTACCATCCAGGTGGCCGCCCCCGCTTCTGCCTCCCACCGGTGACCCAGCTGGCTGGCCTGGCGGCCTCCTGTCCCCAGGCCTGTGCCCTCTCCCTGGGGGCGGACCTCAGCCCCCGGGCCACCTGCAACGGGAGTCTGACCCTGGCCCTGGGTGGCCCCTTCCTCCTGACGTCCGTCAGCCTACGCTTCTGCACGCCAGGATCCCCAGCCCTGGTCCTGTCTGCTGCCTGGGCCACCGGAGGCCCCTGGAGATCACTGTGGCGCAGACCCGCCTGGCCTGGGGCCTTGGGGGGGCCCGAGAAGGTGACCTTCCGAGCCCCGCCGGGCCCTAAGTCCAGCGTGGTGGTCAGTCACCTCCGCGTGGAGTTCGGGGGCCGGGCGGGGCTGGCGGCAGGTGGCGTTCGAGGCCGCTGCCAGTGCCACGGCCACGCTGCCCGCTGTGCTGCCCGCGCCCGGCCGccccgctgccgctgccgccacCACACCACCGGCCCAGGCTGCGAGAGCTGCCGCCCGTCCCATCGAGACTGGCCCTGGCGGCCCGCCAcgccccagcacccccacccctgcctgcgtGAGTCCTGGgcccccctcttcctgcccccacccaccactCGGCCCCCGAGGCTCTGGCAGTAGCAGCCGGTCCCTGGTCCCTGCGGGCAGTGTGCTCGCCCCTTGCGAGCCCGAGCAGGGCTTGCTCCTTGCTTCACCCCTACTGCTCCTGAGCGGATCCCCCGTTCGcctcccccacagcctccccccgccccccccaggctcctccccccccgcccccccccccccccgcaggctCCACCTGCCTGCCACTCTCTGCTGCCCACTGGGAGCTCCAGTCtctccagcctctgcccctcaCACCATTATGATGCCGCTGCTGCAGGTGCTCCAGTGATATTTACCCAATGGTCGTGGGGAACAGGGCAGCGGGACTTTTCCCGAGTCACCAAACCAACCACATGGGGGAAGTATTTATTCATGAACACATATGTACCCATCGCCTGCTGGGTACCAGGCAGGCTTGTCATCGGGTCCCTTGCACGgatgaggaggctgaggctggAGGGGAAGAAGGCCCCTGCCCAAGCACACACAGCTAGGGAGCGGCAGGGTCAAGAATCTGAGCCCGGGAAGTCCCGCTCTGGGGTCTTGGCTCCTGTCAGGTGCCGTCACACTCGGTGCCCCAGGGTGGCAGATGGGCACTCGGGCTCAGCGGCGGGCCGGCCggcctgggctcaaatcccagctcctctGCTCCATGgctgtgtgaccacaggcaagtgacctgacctctctgtgcctccggtTCCTCTGCCTGTCAAGCGGGGCTGGTAACAGCACTTCTACAGGCCGTGGTGAAAACCCAATGAGTTGATATGCATAGAGTCCTTACAATAAAGCTTAGCATATGGTACCTGGCGCCAAGGAAGACCTCACTGCGGAATCGCCAATGTTACCACTCCCCGGATGAAGAGGGTGGGGGCCCGAGGGGCCGCCCCACTTGCTTTTAAGTCTCGACGCTAGCAAGCGGCGGTGCCGGGACTGGACTCGGGAAGACAGACCTTCCTAGATAACGGGCGATCCACCGGGCCATCCGGCTAGCCCGGCAAGCTCCAGGCCTGCTCCACaccttccctgcctccaccctccctcGGGTTTTTCCAGGCGGGAGATTCCAGGGtctgggccctgccctgcccatgTGCCAGCTGCCCCTCTTCAGAGACAGccccctctcttctgcctccgGCCTCTGCCACCCTGCCTGATGCTGTGCGTTTGTTACCAGGCCCCGCACCAGGCCCCGGGAGGTAGCTCCACTCCGCTCTACCAGCCAGATCTGAGCCCTGAGGGGAGACTCACGTTGTCTGGGGGCGGGCTGGGGGTCGTCCTGGACAGGGCCTGGGAGCGGGGGAGGCCTTCTGTCTGAGGGTCACCATACGGCCCCAGGCCGAGCGTGGCGCCGGCACTCTGAATCTGGGCAAGAAGCCGACGGTGTCATGAGGAAGCAGGGTCTGGGCGCACAGGATGGGACTAAGTCCTGTGGCAGAGCCGCGGGTTTGACCGACGGGGGTGATCTGAACCCCTTCCCGTCACCGGAGTTTTCCGGGCGCAAGTGAGGTGAAGTGATCACCCTCAGGTCAGAAGGAATCCAAAGCCAGATTCTTCCCACTGATAATCTAAAGAGCACCAGCCGCCTCCAGGCTCATGGAAACCCTGGGGGAGAAGGACTGAGGTCCCCAGTGGATGGGAGGAAGCCACGGTTTTGAGAGGGGCCTCATTTTCCCAAGAACGCAccgctgcctcagtttcctgacctTCCTACCGCTTCTCCGCGTTCTCGGGCCTTGCCAGCCCAGGCCCCTCCTTAAATCTCTCCAAAGAACGGCCCGCGAACCCCTGAGTCAGCATCTCGCTCGCCAGAACCACAGATCCCTGGGGGTGCGCCCGAGAAGCTGTTTCCTGGTAACTGTGAGAGGCAGTAAGGTTCGACGCCCACTGCCTCCCTGACCAGAGCCCCCCAGGAAGACACACACCGCACAGAATCCTCGCGCGGGGCCTGCTTGCGCGGTGCACAGACTCGAGCCAGGCCTGGGTGCCGAccctgcccctgccaccccctcAGCTGTATTACTTTGGAAGCCGTGAACCTCACAGAGCCGTTCCAAGAACGAAATGTGCAGCACCGGGCGCGCAGAAACTCCCCACAGGCAAGGGCAGGCTCTGGGTCAGGCCCCGGGTCAAGAACTTCACATCCTTTTGGTTTCCTTTAAGCCTCCGGAAGTAGTAGACATCGGAACTGTCATCTTACGGCAAAGGAGGCTGAGCTGCAGAAAAGTCATTTGCTCGAGGAACACAGTGGGGAGCGGACGTGCGGGGTCTGACTCCACAGCCCGTGCCCGCAGCGCTCCGTGCTGAACCCCAGCGTCTCAGGGACATTCGGGCGGTCCATCGGGCCCCTCGGGGTTACCCACTTCAGTCCAGTGCACCCCAAGATGAGAACGAGGAGGTTCGGGGAGCCCGGGGCCCAGAGCAGCAAGGCCGGGCCTGACGCGCGCCTGCTCCGTCCTCTTTCTAGCCTGTTCCTGCAACCAGCACGCCCGACGCTGCAGGTTCAACTCGGAGCTGTTCAGGCTGTCTGGCGGCCGGAGCGGGGGCGTCTGTGAGCGGTGCCGCCACCACACGGCTGGGCGCCACTGTCACTACTGCCGCCCGGGGTTCTGGAGGGACCCCGGCCAGCCTATCACCAGCCGTAAGGCCTGCAGGGGTGAGTGTAGCCTGGAGCGGGGCCTAGGAAGAGAGGCGGGCGGGACctgactcctgggtctgagggaggagggggctgggcgaTTGGGAAGGAGCACCCGGGGCCCAGACACTCCAGATCCCCGGCCCCTCTCCTCACGCAGCCTGCCAGTGTCACCCTATTGGGGCGACGGGTGGCATCTGCAACCAGACCAGCGGGCAGTGCTCCTGCAAGTTAGGGGTCACCGGCCTGACGTGCAACCGCTGTGGTCCTGGCTACCAGCAGAGCCGCTCTCCCAGGATGCCCTGCCAGCGTGAGTCATGAGGGGCAGGGCCGCCTGTCCTAAGTGGGACGGGAAGGGGACCTCTCACATCTCCAGCGGGGCAACAGACGCTGGGTccctggggggaggtggggcctCAAACTCCAGGCCCCTCAGTCTTGGGAGGGAGGAAGCCCGGAGCCCGGACTCTTGTGTCCCAGGGAGGAGGGGCCTGGGAGTCTAGATTCCCAGATCCAAAGGAGGAAGGGACTAGGGACCAACTCCaggtcctggaggaggagggcgaAGGGCGCTTAAGGGAATAGACACGGGGGGTCTGGATTCCTGTTGGGGGGGACCCCTAAGGTTAAATTTCTCCTCTCTCACAGGAATTCCAGAGGCGACGACCCCCCTTGCTCCTACCCCTGGCGCTTACAGCTCCGGTAAGGCCCGTGTGGAGAACCCTGGCAGCAAGCGGGATCGGGGATGGGCTGCTTGGGCCCCCAGGTGGGGGATAACAGGGGTGGCCCACAGAGCCCAGTCCCCAGGGTTGGGGCACGCCCCCCCTCCGGTGTCCGTCAAGATGGCAcgcggggctgggcagggggtaGAATGCTGTGGTCCAGGCTTCGGGAGCCCACTGCAGATGGCCTGACCCTCCCAGACCCTCAGTGTCAAAACTACTGCAATGTCTCGGACACCAGGGTATACATGAGCCTTTGGAGGTATTGCCAGCAGGACTACGGTGAGtgctggggaggaaaaaaaaggctgGGGGCTGGCCAGGTGTTCTGatgccctcctctttctctgggcTTCCCAGTTCTCATCTAAAGTGGGAAGGGCGGGGGGGCTCTTAAAGGACCCTTCCTGATCTAGGACCTAACGGGACAGAAGATaaatggggggcaggggcagtggaGTGGGGGGCGTTCCCtatcttcctctgtctcctcttcccccaccttctCTTGGCCTTCAGACTTTCGCTGTCTCCTTCAGCTGGACATCTTGGAGGGAGACAGCTGGCCTCTTGGGgatggaaggagaaaggggaactggTTGAATGGATGGTCTTGCCTATCTTCGACGCTTTCCGCCTCCCATCGGGGTCCTAGATTCTGTGCCCTAGCCCCACTCTCGCAGAGACGCACCCCGAAGTGCCATAATCCATCAGTCCACACCAGCCCCGTGACCTCAGAGATCTCTTAGATACTCAGGAGTCCAGCCCAGCCCATGACTTTCCGCGATGGTGTAAGACCCCCCCAGGCCTCTCCTCCCTGAGGATCATCATCCTCTGGTCCTAGCCACTAGTGTCCTAGGACTTGGAAGGTGGAAACTTCTCATCCTGCCTCCCACAGAGATCTTCTGCCCTACAGACTTAGCTTGCCAGCCAGAGTCCTTCCCCTGACATGTCTCGCCTCGGCCCTTCAGCGATTACATGTTTCTGAATCACCACCAGTAGGACCTCAGGTTCTAGGTTATGACCTCCTTCTGGCCCCCAGATTCGTCccagagcgccccccccccccccccagcaataCCCTTTCCCAAGGGCTCTGCTTCTGACATCTTTCACGCTGCCACATTAGAGACCCTGGACCTGCCTCTTCTGCCTTGCTCCCGGCCACACCCACTGTAGGGTCCCCTTAGTCCTCTCCTACGCCCAATTCGGGCATCTGCTACTCCCAGTATGAACCCCAAAGGGCCCCACCTGGCATGTCCCATGCTCCTGGGTTCCTCTCTCAGTCTGGCCTCCATAGTTACAACCCTCGAACCCCACCTGGCACTCCCTAAGCCCCACCGTCGTCTCCCCCACGCCGGGCCAGACCCCCAGACAGCCCACCCTCAAACGTTCAAGGTCTCTCTCCTTCCTAATGGTATCCTGGGAGCCCTCCCGGGgatcctgcctcccccccccccccgcaccaacACCGACCCCACGCCACCCCAGGGGctccccccacaccctgcccGGGCCTGACGGCAGCCCTCCCCGCAGTTCTCCGCGCCCAGGTCCTGGCGTCAGAGGCGGCGGGCCCGGCGTGGCAGCGGCTGGCCGTGCGCGTGCTGGCCGTGTACAAGCAGCGGGCGCGGCCCGTGCGTCGCGGTGGCCAGGACGCCTGGGTCCCCCGCGCCGACCTGGCCTGCGGCTGCTTGCGCCTGCGGCCCGACACCGACTACCTGCTGCTGGGCAGCGCGGCCGGCGGCCCCGACCCCGCGCGCCTGGTCCTCGACCGCCACGGCTTCGCGCTGCCCTGGAGGCCACGCTGGGCCCGGCCTCTGCGGCGGCTGCAGCTGCAGGAG contains the following coding sequences:
- the NTN5 gene encoding netrin-5 codes for the protein MSVTFALLLLLSQATADPCYHPGGRPRFCLPPVTQLAGLAASCPQACALSLGADLSPRATCNGSLTLALGGPFLLTSVSLRFCTPGSPALVLSAAWATGGPWRSLWRRPAWPGALGGPEKVTFRAPPGPKSSVVVSHLRVEFGGRAGLAAGGVRGRCQCHGHAARCAARARPPRCRCRHHTTGPGCESCRPSHRDWPWRPATPQHPHPCLPCSCNQHARRCRFNSELFRLSGGRSGGVCERCRHHTAGRHCHYCRPGFWRDPGQPITSRKACRACQCHPIGATGGICNQTSGQCSCKLGVTGLTCNRCGPGYQQSRSPRMPCQRIPEATTPLAPTPGAYSSDPQCQNYCNVSDTRVYMSLWRYCQQDYVLRAQVLASEAAGPAWQRLAVRVLAVYKQRARPVRRGGQDAWVPRADLACGCLRLRPDTDYLLLGSAAGGPDPARLVLDRHGFALPWRPRWARPLRRLQLQERAGGCRGLRPPTPSPGPEP